One window of Chloroflexota bacterium genomic DNA carries:
- a CDS encoding sugar transferase, translating into MEERRTILVAVDLMLVNVAVALAFAIWSVRGEISWVTLVTTQFYWFVALSVLWLGAAFATGMYDLRLAAEFSATARALSRSLVLVVVVYLVVFFSSPTELPRGIVLYHGVLAAGLLAVWRAVYLRIAWRGAFRRNALIIGAGNAGQTIARAMREHARPHYWIVGFLDDDPAKLGKPVSAQSDLRVLGASRDLTRLIAEHDAHEVVLAITRDVSDETFRALLDAQERAVEIVPMPVLYERLTGRVPVDYIGDSWYVALPLGHAATRSIQPLVKRAFDLAAATLGSLLFGIALPFIALAVGFDSPGPLFYMQERVGQGGRVFRVRKIRTMRVDAEQNGAVWATKNDPRVTRVGKLLRKTHVDEFPQFWNILRGEMSAVGPRPERPEFVAQLEKKIPFYRLRHAVKPGMAGWALVNAGYVDSIEDAQTRVEYDLYYIKHQSLWFDLWILFRTVAQTITFGGR; encoded by the coding sequence ATGGAAGAACGTCGCACAATTTTGGTCGCGGTTGATTTGATGCTGGTGAATGTCGCCGTCGCGTTGGCGTTCGCGATTTGGTCGGTGCGCGGCGAAATAAGCTGGGTCACGCTCGTCACCACGCAATTCTACTGGTTCGTCGCGCTATCGGTGCTGTGGCTGGGCGCGGCGTTCGCCACGGGCATGTACGATCTGCGTCTTGCCGCCGAGTTTAGCGCGACCGCGCGTGCGTTGAGCCGATCGCTCGTCCTCGTCGTCGTCGTGTATCTCGTCGTCTTTTTTTCGTCGCCGACGGAATTGCCGCGCGGGATCGTGTTGTATCATGGCGTCCTCGCGGCGGGTTTGCTCGCGGTGTGGCGCGCGGTGTATTTGCGGATTGCGTGGCGCGGCGCGTTCCGGCGCAATGCGTTGATCATCGGCGCGGGCAACGCCGGGCAAACCATCGCGCGCGCGATGCGGGAACACGCGCGACCGCATTATTGGATCGTCGGATTTCTGGACGACGACCCAGCCAAACTCGGCAAACCGGTCAGCGCGCAATCCGATCTGCGCGTGCTCGGCGCGTCACGCGATCTGACGCGGTTGATCGCCGAGCACGACGCGCACGAAGTCGTGCTCGCCATCACGCGCGATGTATCGGACGAAACGTTTCGCGCGTTGCTCGACGCGCAGGAACGCGCGGTCGAAATTGTTCCGATGCCCGTGTTGTACGAGCGACTGACCGGGCGCGTGCCGGTGGATTACATCGGCGATAGTTGGTACGTCGCCTTGCCGCTCGGTCACGCCGCGACGCGCAGTATTCAACCGCTCGTCAAACGCGCGTTCGACCTCGCGGCGGCGACGCTGGGATCGCTGCTGTTCGGCATCGCGTTGCCGTTCATCGCGCTCGCGGTAGGGTTCGATTCGCCGGGTCCGTTGTTTTACATGCAAGAACGCGTGGGACAGGGCGGACGCGTGTTTCGCGTTCGCAAAATTCGTACGATGCGCGTGGATGCGGAGCAGAACGGCGCGGTGTGGGCGACCAAAAACGATCCGCGCGTGACACGCGTGGGAAAACTTTTACGCAAAACGCACGTGGACGAGTTTCCGCAATTTTGGAACATTTTGCGCGGCGAGATGAGCGCGGTCGGTCCGCGTCCCGAACGTCCGGAATTCGTCGCGCAGTTGGAAAAAAAGATTCCGTTTTATCGTTTGCGGCACGCGGTCAAACCCGGCATGGCGGGCTGGGCGCTCGTGAATGCGGGCTACGTGGACAGCATCGAGGACGCGCAGACACGCGTTGAATACGATCTCTATTACATCAAGCATCAATCGCTCTGGTTCGATCTGTGGATTCTGTTTCGCACGGTCGCGCAAACCATCACGTTCGGCGGACGCTAA
- a CDS encoding response regulator has product MRTVSSLDAASRRMASGELDETVNLDTRDELGRIVAAFNHIASALVSASQYRQAIVDSAPDGIITTDETGALVSFNPAAETIFGYTASQVIGKKVNLLVPAANDEMFASLSQGFRMGRNRRETTGTRQDGSSFPLDLAVTEAHYGNQHLYIALMRDITERKRVMIELQQAKDVAEAANESKGAFLANVSHELRTPLTSVLGFARIIQKRLDESIFPRVPMDDRKTDRAITQVRENLGIILSEGERLTALINNVLDLAKIEAGKIEWHMQSVAIKDVVERATTATASLFEIKPVQLVAQIEADLPAVSGDRDRLIQVVINLISNAVKFTERGTVTCRAQREGDNVVVSVTDSGIGIDPKDHGKVFEQFVQVGDTLTNKPMGTGLGLPICKQIVEHHGGRIWVESELGKGSTFSFTLPIPAQVPEMPPVEPFVTTMLNMDLLVAQLRAHIESATSVENNGQRNVLVVDDDKSIRELLRQELEGAGYRVCEARDGREALAQVKRERPDLIVLDVMMPELSGFDVAAVLRNDPQTFNIPIVMLSILHDPERGYRLGVDRYFTKPMDIKILLGEIGALLAQRVSKKKVLVVDEDAATIQVLTDALTSQGYTVVAALNGEEGIAKAVADQPDMVIARSVLSEKHNLVKTLRFEKGLEKVFFLLFQ; this is encoded by the coding sequence ATGCGCACCGTGTCGAGTCTCGACGCGGCGTCGCGCCGCATGGCGAGCGGCGAACTGGACGAGACGGTCAACCTCGACACGCGCGATGAACTGGGGCGCATCGTCGCCGCGTTCAACCACATCGCGTCCGCGCTCGTGTCCGCGTCCCAGTATCGCCAAGCGATTGTGGACAGCGCGCCGGACGGTATCATCACGACCGATGAAACCGGCGCGCTCGTTTCGTTCAATCCCGCCGCCGAAACGATCTTCGGGTACACCGCATCCCAGGTCATCGGCAAAAAAGTGAATCTGCTCGTACCCGCCGCCAATGACGAAATGTTCGCGTCACTCAGCCAGGGTTTTCGCATGGGGCGCAATCGCCGCGAGACGACGGGCACGCGTCAAGATGGTTCGTCCTTTCCGCTCGACCTCGCGGTGACCGAAGCGCACTATGGCAATCAGCATTTGTACATCGCGTTGATGCGCGATATTACCGAACGCAAACGCGTGATGATCGAGTTGCAGCAAGCCAAGGACGTTGCCGAAGCCGCGAACGAATCCAAGGGCGCGTTTCTGGCGAACGTGAGTCACGAACTCCGCACGCCGCTCACGTCGGTGCTTGGTTTCGCGCGCATCATCCAAAAACGCTTGGACGAAAGCATCTTTCCGCGCGTGCCCATGGACGACCGCAAGACCGACCGCGCGATTACGCAAGTGCGCGAAAATCTCGGCATCATTTTATCGGAGGGCGAGCGCCTGACCGCGCTCATCAACAACGTGCTCGACCTTGCCAAGATCGAAGCCGGCAAAATCGAATGGCACATGCAATCGGTCGCGATCAAAGACGTGGTCGAACGCGCGACGACGGCGACGGCATCCCTCTTCGAGATCAAGCCGGTGCAGCTGGTCGCCCAGATTGAAGCGGATTTGCCGGCGGTGAGCGGCGACCGTGACCGCTTGATCCAGGTCGTCATCAATCTCATTTCGAACGCGGTCAAGTTCACCGAACGCGGAACGGTAACATGCCGCGCGCAACGCGAGGGTGATAACGTCGTCGTCAGCGTGACGGACAGCGGCATTGGCATTGACCCCAAAGATCACGGCAAGGTGTTCGAGCAATTCGTCCAGGTCGGCGACACGTTGACGAACAAGCCGATGGGCACCGGTTTGGGCTTGCCGATTTGCAAACAAATCGTCGAGCATCACGGCGGACGCATCTGGGTCGAGAGTGAACTGGGCAAGGGGAGCACTTTTTCGTTCACCTTGCCGATTCCCGCGCAAGTACCAGAGATGCCGCCGGTCGAGCCATTTGTGACGACGATGCTCAACATGGATTTACTCGTCGCGCAACTCCGCGCACACATCGAAAGCGCGACGAGCGTCGAGAACAACGGGCAACGCAACGTCCTCGTCGTGGACGACGACAAGAGCATTCGCGAATTGTTGCGGCAAGAACTCGAAGGCGCGGGCTATCGCGTGTGCGAAGCGCGCGATGGACGCGAAGCGTTGGCGCAGGTCAAGCGCGAACGCCCGGACTTGATCGTGCTCGATGTGATGATGCCGGAGTTGAGCGGGTTTGACGTGGCGGCGGTTTTGCGGAACGACCCGCAAACGTTCAACATTCCAATCGTGATGCTTTCGATTTTACACGATCCCGAACGCGGCTATCGGTTAGGCGTGGATCGGTATTTCACCAAACCGATGGACATCAAGATCCTGCTCGGCGAAATCGGCGCGTTACTCGCGCAACGCGTCTCGAAGAAAAAAGTGCTCGTCGTGGATGAAGACGCCGCGACGATTCAAGTCTTGACCGACGCGCTCACCTCCCAGGGGTACACCGTCGTCGCCGCGCTCAACGGCGAAGAAGGCATCGCGAAAGCGGTCGCGGATCAACCCGACATGGTCATCGCGCGGTCGGTGCTTTCCGAAAAACACAACCTCGTCAAGACGTTGCGGTTTGAAAAGGGACTCGAAAAAGTTTTCTTTTTGTTATTCCAGTGA
- a CDS encoding glycosyltransferase → MISVVVPAFNVAPTLGACLDALHAQTLPRDAYEVIVVDDGSTDATRAVAESRGVRVIAQANAGAGAARNAGAQNARGEIVVFIDADSVPDAGWLAAMARPFADATIAGASGEKKSRQTNLWARLTQLEYDFRYDRMTAHGVIDFVDSSTAAYRRAVLLARGGFDTTLKEAEDTELSFRLAEHGCRMVLVRDAVVYHTHPTALGEFLRRKFHYAIGRATVYARMPRKAARDQRTPTWQKFQPLLALALPPVILGAFVWQPLAWMAFALLAIFFATTLPFARYCWTREPRVALVAPVTLLLIAYAAGAGMFVGVLAARRSSAQVDQ, encoded by the coding sequence GTGATCAGCGTTGTCGTCCCGGCGTTCAACGTCGCGCCAACGCTGGGCGCGTGTCTCGACGCGTTGCACGCGCAAACGTTGCCGCGCGACGCGTACGAAGTGATCGTTGTGGATGACGGCTCGACCGACGCGACGCGCGCGGTCGCCGAGTCGCGCGGCGTGCGCGTGATCGCGCAGGCGAACGCGGGCGCCGGCGCGGCGCGCAACGCCGGCGCGCAGAACGCGCGCGGCGAGATCGTCGTGTTCATTGACGCGGATTCGGTTCCCGATGCGGGCTGGCTCGCCGCGATGGCGCGACCGTTCGCGGACGCGACGATTGCCGGCGCGAGCGGCGAAAAGAAATCGCGGCAGACGAATCTCTGGGCGCGCTTGACGCAACTCGAGTACGATTTTCGCTACGACCGCATGACGGCGCACGGCGTGATTGATTTCGTGGACAGTTCGACCGCGGCATATCGCCGCGCGGTGTTGCTCGCGCGCGGCGGATTCGATACGACCTTGAAAGAAGCCGAGGATACCGAGTTGTCGTTTCGTCTTGCCGAGCACGGTTGTCGCATGGTGCTCGTGCGCGACGCGGTCGTTTATCACACGCACCCGACCGCGCTGGGCGAATTCTTGCGGCGCAAGTTTCACTACGCGATAGGACGCGCGACCGTGTACGCGCGGATGCCGCGCAAAGCCGCACGCGATCAACGCACGCCGACGTGGCAAAAGTTTCAACCCTTGCTCGCGCTCGCGTTGCCGCCGGTCATATTGGGCGCATTCGTGTGGCAGCCGCTCGCGTGGATGGCGTTCGCGTTGCTCGCGATTTTTTTCGCGACGACCTTGCCCTTTGCGCGATATTGTTGGACTCGCGAGCCGCGCGTCGCGCTCGTCGCGCCGGTGACCTTGTTGCTCATCGCGTACGCGGCAGGCGCGGGCATGTTTGTCGGCGTGCTTGCCGCGCGCCGGTCATCGGCACAAGTGGATCAGTGA
- a CDS encoding SpoIIE family protein phosphatase, with product MTTTAQPTLPRLITRRDVDALLSAFALPCALALPDGKLFARASTWLHDHIDLDERDAYRVYPLNANGVALGALAVAGDTTNAERALHQTLIVLLAQALEKREVANEALERYREINLMYRVSETIGLSHDADAIPRLVLEESKRVIHSSTGIVLIGEEVKASFGSDAQAVALRQAAREVIGTDHAAIISDTHVPEFGAILWTPLKTQERVLGGIVLGRGAGEPIFSASDEKLLMALAGQAAIALENVSLHHAELEKERFQRELQLAYDVQASLIPRETPIVPGWDFAAYWQPAREVSGDFYDFFPVPAGQSIVIADVSDKGMHAALFMALTRSTVRASTLAAESPADGLTRANRLLCADSTGGMFVTLFYAQLDPLKKEITYVNAGHNPPLVLRAATRELIELPRTGVMLGFNEGMEFAQANVALELGDMILFYTDGVTEANDASGEQFGEERLRAWMLEHADASPAALLDALKRALGEFIGSAAPFDDITVVIAKRVPVTHQRIAIPDATVECVPRLHEFVEAACAAADADDDLAFAFKLAVEEACTNIVEHGYRARPGMIELELDASATRIVVTITDHAPPFDPTQIPAPDLRADWQARKIGGLGWYLIRQLMDDVQYEPSTARGNVLTLVKQRRM from the coding sequence ATGACCACTACGGCTCAACCCACTCTGCCGCGTCTGATCACGCGACGCGACGTTGACGCCTTGCTGTCCGCGTTCGCGCTGCCCTGCGCGCTTGCGCTCCCCGACGGCAAACTCTTTGCGCGTGCCTCGACCTGGTTGCACGATCACATTGATCTGGACGAACGCGATGCGTATCGCGTGTATCCGTTGAACGCGAATGGCGTCGCGCTCGGCGCGCTTGCTGTTGCTGGCGATACGACTAACGCGGAACGCGCGTTACACCAAACACTTATAGTGTTGCTCGCGCAGGCGCTCGAAAAGCGCGAGGTTGCGAACGAGGCGCTCGAACGTTATCGCGAAATCAACTTGATGTATCGCGTTAGTGAGACGATTGGTTTGTCGCACGACGCGGACGCGATTCCGCGCCTCGTGCTCGAAGAATCCAAACGCGTGATTCATTCCTCGACCGGCATCGTGCTCATCGGCGAAGAGGTCAAGGCATCTTTTGGTTCGGACGCGCAAGCAGTCGCGCTGCGCCAAGCCGCGCGCGAGGTGATCGGAACCGACCACGCCGCGATTATCAGCGACACCCACGTACCGGAATTCGGCGCGATTTTGTGGACGCCGCTCAAGACCCAGGAACGCGTGCTTGGCGGTATTGTGCTGGGACGCGGCGCGGGCGAACCGATCTTTTCCGCGAGCGATGAAAAATTATTGATGGCGCTCGCCGGTCAAGCCGCGATCGCGCTGGAGAACGTGTCGCTGCATCACGCCGAACTCGAAAAGGAACGCTTCCAACGCGAACTGCAACTCGCGTACGACGTGCAGGCAAGTTTGATCCCGCGCGAAACGCCCATTGTGCCGGGCTGGGATTTCGCCGCGTACTGGCAACCGGCGCGCGAGGTCAGCGGCGATTTCTACGATTTCTTTCCCGTGCCTGCCGGGCAAAGCATCGTCATCGCCGACGTGTCCGACAAAGGGATGCACGCCGCGCTGTTTATGGCGTTGACGCGCAGCACCGTGCGCGCGAGCACGCTCGCCGCCGAATCGCCAGCAGACGGACTGACGCGCGCGAATCGTTTGCTCTGCGCCGATTCGACCGGCGGAATGTTCGTGACGCTGTTTTACGCGCAACTCGATCCGCTGAAAAAGGAAATCACGTACGTCAACGCGGGACACAACCCGCCGCTGGTGTTGCGCGCGGCGACGCGTGAATTGATCGAATTGCCGCGCACCGGGGTGATGCTGGGTTTTAACGAGGGGATGGAATTCGCGCAAGCGAACGTCGCGCTCGAACTCGGCGACATGATTTTGTTTTACACCGACGGCGTGACCGAGGCGAACGACGCGTCGGGCGAGCAATTCGGCGAGGAACGCTTGCGCGCGTGGATGCTCGAACATGCGGACGCGTCGCCCGCCGCGCTGCTCGACGCGCTCAAGCGCGCGCTCGGCGAATTTATCGGGAGCGCCGCGCCCTTCGACGACATCACGGTTGTGATTGCCAAGCGCGTGCCTGTCACACATCAACGCATCGCCATTCCGGACGCGACGGTCGAATGCGTGCCGCGCTTGCACGAGTTCGTCGAAGCGGCGTGCGCGGCGGCGGACGCGGACGACGACCTGGCTTTCGCGTTCAAACTCGCGGTCGAAGAAGCGTGCACGAACATCGTCGAGCACGGTTATCGCGCGCGACCTGGGATGATCGAATTGGAACTCGATGCGAGCGCGACGCGCATCGTCGTGACGATCACCGATCACGCGCCGCCGTTCGACCCGACCCAGATTCCCGCCCCCGATCTCCGCGCGGACTGGCAAGCGCGCAAGATCGGCGGATTGGGCTGGTATTTGATTCGCCAGTTGATGGACGACGTGCAGTACGAACCCAGCACCGCGCGCGGCAATGTGCTGACGCTCGTCAAGCAGAGAAGGATGTGA
- a CDS encoding response regulator — MNQKILIVDDEAHIRLLIEQTLEDLQDHGIEITTADNGADALELIKREKPRLVFLDVMMPRMNGFDVCRQVKRELGMTDVFIVLLTAKGQEFDRQRGDQVGADVYITKPFDPDELLAQAQHVLGLDAQV, encoded by the coding sequence GTGAATCAAAAAATTCTCATCGTGGATGATGAGGCGCATATTCGTTTGTTGATCGAGCAGACGCTCGAAGATTTGCAAGATCACGGCATCGAAATCACAACGGCAGACAATGGCGCGGACGCGCTCGAGCTGATCAAGCGCGAAAAGCCGCGCCTCGTTTTTCTCGATGTGATGATGCCGCGCATGAATGGCTTTGACGTGTGCCGTCAGGTCAAGCGCGAACTGGGGATGACCGATGTCTTTATCGTGTTGCTGACCGCCAAGGGTCAGGAGTTCGACCGCCAGCGCGGCGATCAAGTGGGCGCGGATGTGTACATTACCAAGCCGTTCGATCCAGACGAGTTGCTCGCCCAAGCCCAACACGTGCTGGGACTGGACGCCCAAGTCTGA
- a CDS encoding PAC2 family protein, protein MINETLELLEKPRADEVYMLAGWRQWADAGSVSSALPNYLIEQTGARKIGRILPESFYLFQVPGTQDFLRPEIKLADGYRKELQRHENQIFYSGSAHKGLVIFTGEEPHLNAERYADVFFTIARELRARRVISFGGVYAGVPYDKDRQVSCTYSLPRLKDELKEYAVRFSNYEGGVSIGSYLVDRAEQLELEYISMYAFVPMYDLSQLSPMLKGLSVEQDWKAWYDIMRRVDYMCKLGLDLSNLETKSRELVRSVGEQIDTLENKMPDANVREFLRKAAEEFEELSFMPLDDVWQTGLDDLFKDS, encoded by the coding sequence GTGATTAACGAGACGCTCGAACTTTTGGAAAAGCCACGCGCGGACGAAGTGTATATGCTCGCCGGTTGGCGGCAGTGGGCGGATGCTGGCTCGGTGTCGTCGGCGTTGCCGAACTATTTGATCGAACAGACCGGCGCGCGCAAAATCGGCAGAATTCTCCCCGAGTCGTTTTACTTGTTTCAGGTTCCCGGCACGCAAGATTTTTTGCGTCCGGAAATCAAACTTGCCGACGGCTATCGCAAAGAGTTGCAGCGGCACGAGAACCAAATTTTCTATTCGGGCAGCGCGCACAAAGGGTTGGTGATTTTTACCGGCGAGGAACCGCACCTGAACGCGGAACGCTACGCCGACGTGTTCTTTACGATTGCGCGCGAGTTGCGCGCGCGGCGCGTGATCAGTTTTGGCGGCGTATATGCCGGCGTGCCGTACGACAAGGATCGTCAGGTCTCGTGCACGTACAGTTTGCCGCGCTTGAAAGACGAGTTGAAAGAATACGCGGTGCGCTTTTCGAATTACGAAGGCGGCGTCAGCATCGGCTCGTACTTGGTGGATCGCGCCGAGCAACTCGAACTCGAATATATTTCGATGTACGCGTTCGTGCCGATGTACGATCTCTCGCAACTTTCGCCGATGCTCAAAGGGTTGTCGGTCGAGCAGGATTGGAAGGCGTGGTACGACATTATGCGGCGCGTGGATTACATGTGCAAACTGGGTCTCGACCTGAGCAATCTCGAAACGAAAAGCCGCGAACTCGTGCGCTCGGTCGGCGAGCAGATTGACACGCTGGAAAACAAAATGCCGGACGCGAACGTCCGGGAGTTTTTACGCAAAGCCGCCGAGGAATTCGAGGAACTTTCGTTTATGCCGCTCGACGATGTGTGGCAGACCGGGCTGGACGATTTGTTCAAGGATTCGTAG